The genomic DNA TTTTCACGCGTCGGAATTGAAATAGTGGAATGATAATTTCGTTGAATAATTTCCATAATATGGAAAGTAGTATGGAGAGTTGGCGTTTTTGCACGCGATCACTTTGTGATCTCGTACAGCCAACTCCTATACTACAATAGAAATTACTGTTCCATAATTATCCTTTCATATCGCGGCGAAAACAGACAAATTACTAAACCACCTGAGTCACCGTGATCATTTCGTATTAGGAATCGGCAGCAGTTTTCgtcacaattttttaaacatattctccttctTTCAATGTCAGTGCTGGTGATGAGAAAAGTCAAGCAGCTTGTTACAAACccaataaattatttgaaagaaatgttcAAGTCACAATTTTCCTTGTGACCTGCCTTGTTTCGCGGTTCCATACGGTTCTGCCTTTTTATACGGTTTATCGTGTTCTCTTggtgatatttccttctttaaGCTGGTTTTTGAGAGAATAGCTCATTAAATGTATTTCTTACTATTTGGCAGTATCTTTAATTGGTgcttacttaaaaaaatatttggatcTCGATGTTCACGGTTTGATCAAAAAGGACTAATCACTCTTTGATAGGATGATTGACGCCCAATACGGGAATATTGTTATGTAAATTTATCTGTGTCGAATGATGAGTAAGAAATAGAATTAAAATCTGTATCGTTCGCCTTTAGTTTGATTAATGACCCATCAACGCATGCGCTGAAATGGATTGCTATGCTGTAAAAGCGTCAAAGGAAAGTTAGGCGTTACCACTTCATCGTTGTTTTTCATGAGTTAAACGTGCTGCTTTTGAAAAGGTAAGGTTGACAATGTGTTTGATACACTGTCGAGCGGCTTGATTGCCCGCCGGTCAAGCTCGAACTTTGcagaaattctgttttatcTAGAAACATAGAATGCAAGACGCATCAGCAGAGTTCTGTTTATAATTAGTTTGCAATTATCGTTTCCTTATTTCAACAGCAGAAGTTTGACAACATGGGGAGGTTCAAGGTGATCTTTCAAATCAGTGCTCTACAGATTTTGATCACGCTTATTAACGGTTAGTATCCTTCAAGATTTCTCTTTTGCAAGAGCAGCGGAGAAAGTCTCTCGCCCCATTCAGACCAGATCATCTTCCCATGAGACCTCTTTATCGTACAATTACCAAATCCATTCAAAACTCACACTGTTTTACCTTTCAGCTGAAAGTGTACCAGTAACTGTACCAAATCCTGTCGCCGTCTTTCCCCTGAACAGCAAGTATCAAACAAGGGAAATTAAAAGTCGAGTTCCCCAGGGAAATCCTGTTGGCGTATCTTTAGCTGATGGCCCAGATGGAAAGACCGGCAGTTCGTACGCGTTCGCAGGCAGTGCCAGAAGTTACATCGAGTTCCCAAATAATGGAGCATTGGATGTTCAGTACTCTATAACCATGTTATGTTGGGTGTATCCTACGGGTAAAGATGGTCCTCTCTTCAATTATAAGAGAACCGGTAGTTGGGGTGTCCATCTGTGGGTGGTGTATGGACAGCTGTTCGTTCGCTACACTCACAGAAATTACCATTTCACTCCACATTTGGTTGGCGGTGTTTTGCCAATAAACCAGTGGAGTTATGTCGGTTCTACATATGACTACAATACTGGTATTGCAAGATTGTGGGTGGATGGAAGACTCACCGCTCAATCTAGTATTGGAAAAGTCCACCTTTCCACTCAGAACGAAGTCCGGATGGGTGTGAAAGACGGGGATTGGCGGTACTTCCGAGGAAGAATTGCTGTTATGCAACTTTATAACGTGGCTTTAACTGCAGAGCAGATAAATGCAGTGAAAAAGGTTGGCTTAGGTAAttcctttaaaactttttcatagTCTACAATTATAGGACTTTTGTTCACTTTCAACgttattttaaatcacttttcaTAAACACCCACTacttaggaaaaaaaagagaaatgagtCATTTCTTTTTGTAGCTGATGCTTGCGATGAATTAAAACCCTGTCAGAATGGGGCCACATACAGCACATCTGGTGATGGCTATACATGCTCCTGTGTTGAGGGATTCCAAGGAACCAACTGTGAACACGATCAGTGAACATGACTAAAGTTACGCATGACCGAGCAGACATTCCCTCCACTGCTCTCTTCTTCTGAACCGCAATTACgtgaaaaaatgattttaattttacattttttttttaatatgaggtattgatattgatgaatgccaaaCCTTAAACCCAtgccaaaatggcggacagtGCGAGAACACACATGGAAGCTataaatgcaaatgcaaatctGGATTTACAGGAAGAAACTGCGAAACAGGTTGGTTATCAACCATAGACGAATTATGCGCTGTTAGTTACAGTACTTGTTATATGCTTTCTTTATCCAAATCAGTGAATTAACACTGAGGTAACGTGTTGATCTCAGATTTTACCCTTTATAAAATTGATTGAGGTGATATACTTAGTTGTGACTTTCGTAACATCAGTTGGTTGTGTGAAGCCGCCACGCAAAGCGAGAAAGTTCAAGACTTAAGAATCTTACTGGCTGTGGCAAAGATTTATTAGCGTGATCTCTCGaaagtcaagtttttttaatGCAAGGGCTGTTTAAGGAAAAACCTCCATTTGGGGCGAAAACATGCACGTATATTTGTCCGCGGACATTATCTATTCCGAGATGTGAACAGTTTTTACGAGATCGAAGCTCAAGCAAAACTttgagcttcgaggaacaaaTAACATCCAAGGATACATATACGAGCATTTGTTCtcaccaaatggaggctattgagTTTATTATCCTTCTGCAATACTTTTGCAACGCGTGGGTAAATGTTTACGAACAATGTAGTGTTTGCTACCCGTGAGTAAAATGTTTACGAACAATGTACCGTTTGCTGCCCGTGGGTAAAATGTTTACGAACAATGTAGTGTTTGCTGCCCGTGGGTAAAATGTTTACGAACAATGTACCGTTTGCTGCCCGTGGGTAAAATGTTTACGAACAATGTACCGTTTGCTGCCCGTGGGTAAAATGTTTACGAACAATGTAATGTTTGCTGCGCGTGGGATGACGTTTCAGTGTTGCCTGGTACcactttatgaacaaacaaaaatgttccttCTCCGGTAACAAAAGCTAAACGcgctctcatcttgaattaaatttgaaacgaACACTTTTATCGTAGTTGATgtgaggtttgaaaattggggaatatcacttgagGTACATCGTCAGATATTCAGTTTTAGCTAGGGCATATTTTCAGTGgatgcgtttagaccaatcgcatATAAGCGAGAAATATTTGATAGATTATATAAAGTGATTTGTAGCAGCTGATGAAATTTTAAAGAGCCTAGgcctgttttaaaaaattctctcaAACTGAGCGGTACATTCCCACATTTTGAACAAAGTTAAGGTAAAGCGAAGTTTCAGTGCGTATCGGTGAGGAGTAAAAGGTGGCAGTTTCTACGAGAAAAATGACTTGCTGTCATTATGTGATCTATAAACCAGACTGCGTGTCTCTGATCCTTTATGCGTGACTAGTTAgaagcaaagataaaaaataaattaatgtttttgttctGATGTTTTACCTTCCAGCTGTAAGTGTACCAGTTACGGTACCAAATCCTGTCGCCGTCTTTCCCCTGAACAGCAAGTATCAAACAAGGGAAATTAAAAGTCGAGTTCCCCAGGGAAATCCTGTTGGCGTATCTTTAGCTGATGGCCCTGATGGAAAGACCGGCAGTTCGTACGCGTTCGCAGGCAGTGCCAGAAGTTACATCGAGTTCCCAAATAATGGAGCATTGGATGTTCAGTACTCTATAACCATGTTATGTTGGGTGTATCCTACGGGTAAAGATGGTCCTCTCTTCAATTATAAGAGAACCGGTAGTTGGGGTGTCCATCTGTGGGTGGTGTATGGACAGCTGTTCGTTCGCTACACTCACAGAAATTACCATTTCACTCCACATTTGGTAGGCGGTATTTTGCCAATAAACCAGTGGAGTTATGTCGGTTCTACATATGACTACAATACTGGTATTGCAAGATTGTGGGTGGATGGAAGACGTACCGCTCAATCTAGCATTGGAAAAGTCCACCTTTCCACTCAGAACGAAGTCCGGATGGGTGTGAAAGACGGGGATTGGCGGTACTTCCGAGGAAGAATTGCTGTTATGCAACTTTATAACGTGGCTTTAACTGCAGAGCAGATAAATGCAGTGAAAAAGGTTGGCTTAGGTAAttcctttaaaactttttcatagTCTACAATTATAGGACTTTTGTTCACTTTCAACgttattttaaatctcttttcATAAACACCCActacttaagaaaaaaaagagaaatgagtCATTTCTTTTTGTAGCTGATGCTTGCGATGAATTAAAACCCTGTCAGAATGAGGCCACATGCAGCACATCTGGTGATGGCTATAC from Pocillopora verrucosa isolate sample1 chromosome 2, ASM3666991v2, whole genome shotgun sequence includes the following:
- the LOC131771281 gene encoding fibropellin-1 → MGRFKVIFQISALQILITLINAESVPVTVPNPVAVFPLNSKYQTREIKSRVPQGNPVGVSLADGPDGKTGSSYAFAGSARSYIEFPNNGALDVQYSITMLCWVYPTGKDGPLFNYKRTGSWGVHLWVVYGQLFVRYTHRNYHFTPHLVGGVLPINQWSYVGSTYDYNTGIARLWVDGRLTAQSSIGKVHLSTQNEVRMGVKDGDWRYFRGRIAVMQLYNVALTAEQINAVKKVGLADACDELKPCQNGATYSTSGDGYTCSCVEGFQGTNCEHDIDECQTLNPCQNGGQCENTHGSYKCKCKSGFTGRNCETAVSVPVTVPNPVAVFPLNSKYQTREIKSRVPQGNPVGVSLADGPDGKTGSSYAFAGSARSYIEFPNNGALDVQYSITMLCWVYPTGKDGPLFNYKRTGSWGVHLWVVYGQLFVRYTHRNYHFTPHLVGGILPINQWSYVGSTYDYNTGIARLWVDGRRTAQSSIGKVHLSTQNEVRMGVKDGDWRYFRGRIAVMQLYNVALTAEQINAVKKVGLADACDELKPCQNEATCSTSGDGYTCSCVEGFQGTNCEHDIDECQTSNPCQNGGQCENTYGSYKCKCKSGFTGRNCETDINECQTSNPCKNSGLCENTHGSYECKCTLGFTGRNCETDIDECQTSNPCQNGGQCENTHGSYECKCKPGFTGKNCETDIDECLDVKVPCANGGTCVDGINSYTCDCTDGYIGKYCEWEKQGCFKEVKKKSKKAMRTTFAKFKKYKNNIQGAVEACMKAAEDKKLEIFGVRGRYKCVTTKGNADYKVHGASPKGCKADGDYGVGVKSANYVYILTK